The genomic DNA actttttaaaaaagaaaaagaagattttcCACTCGCTCAAGGCCTCAATAAATACCCCTCAACCATAAGTCCATGAGCCCTCCCTCACTCTCTCTCTAATCACACTCATCCTTCAttgttagaaaaagaaaagatcttgAAGAGATCACTTGTTGAAGAGAAATGGCGATGAAGAAAGCAAACAAGCTAACGCAAACGGCGATGATCAAGCAAATCTTGAAGAGGTGCTCGAGCTTGgggaagaaacagagcaatgtaTACAGTGAAGACGAAAACGGATCTCCTCTTGACGTGCCTAAAGGCCACTTCGTCGTCTACGTAGGAGAGAATCGGGTCAGGTACGTTGTGCCCATTTCGTTTTTGACCCGACCCGAgtttcagcttcttctccaacaaGCAGAGGAAGAGTTTGGCTTTGATCATGACATGGGTCTCACTATCCCTTGTGAAGAAGTCGTTTTCCGATCTCTCACCACCTCCATGCTCCGATgaacatataactttttttttttagggtttttttagttaatatattttggagATTTGAGATGTTTTTAGGGGAAACAGAGGAAGCTGCTGAGTAAATGCTTCTCTGTATTTAGCAAAACTTAATTATGTTTTGGTTAATATGGGTTTAGTAGTTGTATTAGAGTGAGACTAACCCTTAGAAAAAACAAACCTAAATGAGAATGATTACTATTTTTGGTTCTCTTCTCAGATTTACTCTCTCATGGTGGTGTGGTTTGTTCAATGTTGTACCCTGTGAGAgacttctttttaatatttgatgaATGAGagacttttattattatcagCTTAaggctttggttttttttttatttacttgatgttattttctttttacatctTGTTGTAAACAAGTTGTGACTTGCGAATATGAGATAATTGAATTCTAGTCACGCGTGACTAGAATTCGCAAAAAGGTTCTGTTAAATGGCGAAGCTAAAATGGAGTCAACAAGTTGTGACTTGCAAATATATCTCTGCGCGCAGAGTCAACATGTAGTAGTATAATGTAAACAAATTCCCAAAAAGGTTCTGTTAAATGGCGAAGCTAATAAAGCTGCTATTTTTTTAAGACTTGTAAATAACTGAGGgtgttaataatttttaaataggtGAAATTGGTTTACTCCATTTTACTACAGTTCagtttgataaattttttaaaaaaaaaaaaaaaaaaaaaaggaaacctCATTGCTGAGATAGTCTAGACTCAAAAAAGCAAGTACCATAGTCCTTGAAAACAGAGAGCAATAAGACAAGGTCGTTCGTTACTTTCTAgagttttgtctctctctccaCAAATTTACTTGTAATACTATGCTTCAAtgttttttcatattttgaatATGTAGAAACTACATagtgtattttctttttcttttaaagcaAAGATGGTGTCTCTTTACAAATCGGCGGTTTTTAGCCGTTAAATCTGTTGAAATAacttaaagaaaaggaaaaaaaatctggaTGGAATGTTAGTTGCAGAATCGTTACAGtataataactatatatatagggttCTTCTGGTATATGGTGAAAATTTGTAAAAGCGTTAACTGTTTGTATTAAACACGTATTAAACAAATTtggaattattattttggaaacCGAATACCTGTTTCTGTATTaagttaaaagtttttatatggACCCTAAAGTTGGGTGGTAGAGCAAAAAAGTCGTAACTGGTATAGTATCTTCTGATAAATAGATGGATACATTTGAGGGTATATTAATTTTCATTACACCTATATTtatagacaaaaacaaaattaaaagctaTAATAAACCCATAACTCCTAATGAGCTAAAACCTATCTAGATGTTGATGTTCAACCGCTTAAAATTAATTTGCCATTACGTCTGGTTTCTTTATATAACCATACACACTTTTTCACAAATGTGTAACAAATcgtgagaaaaatatatactttaagcATAGAATCTGCAAAAGTttattatgtgtgtgtttttgctTTGATAATTCGTCCCCCTCTTCGGTAATAAAATCGGTctttgaaaatagaaaataagaaaagttttGGAGATGTCAAAATCAAcgtcagagagagagataagcaCATGCGAACGTGACCCACAACAGCTTAAGAAATCTCGTATACATAGATTATTTAGATGATCAtgaacccaacaaaaacaacaagatgTTTAATAATCCTCTAGAACACAGAGTGGTAGGTGATGGGAGCCAACTTCAATTATTTTTGGACGGCTTAGATAATAAACCATTAAAGCTTGACTTGTATCATGGGCTCCAAGATCACGATAAGATTCACCGTATCGTGTAATTGCACACCCCctattatatgatgatttgaCATATgtaactactactactactactacggTACTACCCCTGCTTCTCTTTACCGTACTACGGTACTTTATGGACAGATGGACTTTTTCTTCGGTTTGCTTAA from Camelina sativa cultivar DH55 chromosome 7, Cs, whole genome shotgun sequence includes the following:
- the LOC104702304 gene encoding auxin-induced protein 15A-like, producing MAMKKANKLTQTAMIKQILKRCSSLGKKQSNVYSEDENGSPLDVPKGHFVVYVGENRVRYVVPISFLTRPEFQLLLQQAEEEFGFDHDMGLTIPCEEVVFRSLTTSMLR